The Euphorbia lathyris chromosome 2, ddEupLath1.1, whole genome shotgun sequence genome includes a window with the following:
- the LOC136219553 gene encoding 2-oxoadipate dioxygenase/decarboxylase, chloroplastic encodes MFSSATKTCCSPSLSFPSLRSLSSISPPLRINFNNASILSNNSLPTAKFRLLSVVSASKSDNASPKSNFPGDESFFRSVLGGMERVYLNRNPTAKAVLEMVQSADGGRVCYDHLAFRTFGVNGHGIDSIASVFLDFGYTQQEELSFPAKKLKALWFSPPRVPLSDGGSGVNGPLPRIFISELLVDQMSAQAQEIIKKYTEISGSGYRHAALASSLGSLTWKKPLYSEFQQLARESEYAAWTLVNGYAVNHVTISTHQLKSNLKHIKCLNQRIEENGFKLNSEGGVLKVSPDGLLQQSSTVADSVTFKFSDGVTESVPCSYIEFAERLVLPQFQSLPEEEIEEFHRRDGFEVGNADKIFESTSKEQLTRRAA; translated from the exons ATGTTTTCATCTGCCACCAAAACTTGTTGTTCTCCCTCTCTTTCCTTCCCATCACTTCGCTCCCTTTCTTCTATTTCTCCTCCTCTCCGTATCAATTTCAACAACGCTTCTATTCTTTCCAACAATTCACTTCCCACCGCTAAATTTCGACTTCTCTCCGTCGTCTCTGCTTCTAAATCGGATAATGCATCGCCTAAATCCAATTTTCCG GGAGATGAATCGTTTTTCAGGAGTGTGTTGGGAGGTATGGAGAGGGTTTACTTGAACAGGAATCCGACGGCCAAGGCAGTATTGGAGATGGTTCAGTCTGCTGACGGTGGACGAGTCTGCTACGATCATCTTGCCTTCAGGACCTTTGGG GTTAATGGTCATGGAATTGATTCCATTGCGAGTGTTTTTCTGGATTTTGGATATACACAGCAGGAGGAGCTGAGTTTTCCTGCCAAAAAATTGAAAGCTCTGTGGTTTTCGCCTCCCCGTGTTCCGCTTTCTGATGGTGGCAGTGGTGTTAATGGCCCTTTACCAAGAATTTTCATATCGGAACTTCTTGTAGATCAGATGAGTGCGCAAGCTCAG gaaataattaaaaaatatactgaaATTTCTGGTAGCGGATATAGACATGCAGCTCTTGCAAGTTCTTTGGGATCTTTAACATGGAAGAAACCCTTGTATTCTGAGTTTCAGCAATTGGCAAG GGAAAGTGAATATGCTGCCTGGACTCTTGTCAATGGTTATGCAGTGAACCATGTTACCATTTCGACTCATCAGCTGAAATCTAACCTGAAACATATCAAATGCCTCAATCAACGTATTGAAGAGAACGGGTTCAAATTGAATTCAGAAGGGGGTGTTCTCAAAG TGAGCCCTGACGGCCTTCTGCAGCAAAGTTCAACTGTAGCAGATTCAGTTACTTTCAAGTTTTCTGATGGAGTTACAGAATCAGTTCCTTGTTCATACATAGAGTTTGCTGAACGTCTAGTGTTACCTCAGTTCCAAAGTCTACCAGAGGAAGAG ATTGAGGAGTTTCATAGGCGAGATGGATTTGAGGTTGGAAATGCTGATAAGATCTTTGAGAGCACATCAAAAGAGCAACTTACAAGGAGGGCCGCATGA